A section of the Streptomyces sp. Je 1-369 genome encodes:
- a CDS encoding glutamine synthetase family protein — protein MYTRAWRSVAAQDAVGTPSFVADHHLWSEEQFAAAEQIEADLAHLDFVRLVFCDPHGLARSKTLTADTFASVLRNGMNFSPGPFLFDTGHALAVDLGDPGLGVEELTGAGNFILVPDPLTFQLLPDTQPRTAWVIGDEYLREGTRHPLSSRAVLRRLSDQYTAHGYTPVTGLEVEWYLTRLLQETPGNTGNGFGLQGQAPPVAAMNAGYQFNLDARYDSVAHITDPLAMHLAALGLPLRSMEHESGPGQVESTFSPMSALDTADAMLLFRTATKRWCARRGHHASFMSQPRLDAFDPSGWHLHQSVLDTESGRNLFAADGPAGGLSPQAKAYADGLLAYSRELFLLSVPTVNGYRRLNSRHALAPTRMDWSMEDRSVMLRMVGGGTGAHIENRSGEPCANPYLAIAAQLFAGLTGLTGTPDAERPAPATGQHVPQSLGEALTAFTAGRADQLLGRPLATCLTRLKESELRRYETWCATTGTSPDQVTAWEQREYFEAY, from the coding sequence ATGTACACCCGCGCATGGCGCTCCGTAGCCGCCCAGGACGCCGTCGGCACGCCGTCCTTCGTCGCCGACCACCACCTGTGGAGCGAGGAGCAGTTCGCCGCCGCCGAACAGATCGAGGCCGACCTCGCCCACCTCGACTTCGTCCGCCTGGTCTTCTGCGACCCGCACGGCCTGGCCCGCTCCAAGACCCTGACCGCGGACACCTTCGCCTCCGTCCTGCGCAACGGCATGAACTTCAGCCCCGGCCCCTTCCTCTTCGACACCGGCCACGCCCTCGCCGTCGACCTGGGCGACCCCGGCCTGGGCGTCGAAGAACTCACCGGCGCCGGCAACTTCATCCTCGTACCCGACCCGCTGACCTTCCAGCTCCTGCCCGACACCCAGCCGCGCACCGCCTGGGTCATCGGCGACGAATACCTGCGCGAGGGCACCCGCCACCCGCTGTCCTCCCGCGCCGTGCTGCGCCGCCTGAGCGACCAGTACACCGCCCACGGCTACACCCCGGTCACCGGCCTGGAAGTCGAGTGGTACCTCACCCGCCTCCTGCAGGAGACGCCCGGCAACACGGGCAACGGCTTCGGCCTGCAAGGCCAAGCCCCCCCGGTGGCCGCGATGAACGCCGGCTACCAGTTCAACCTCGACGCCCGCTACGACTCCGTCGCCCACATCACCGACCCCCTGGCGATGCACCTGGCCGCGCTCGGCCTGCCGCTGCGCTCCATGGAACACGAATCGGGCCCCGGCCAGGTCGAATCCACCTTCAGCCCGATGTCCGCCCTGGACACCGCGGACGCGATGCTGCTGTTCCGCACCGCCACCAAACGCTGGTGCGCCCGCCGCGGCCACCACGCCTCCTTCATGTCACAGCCGCGCCTGGACGCCTTCGACCCCAGCGGCTGGCACCTGCACCAGTCCGTCCTGGACACTGAAAGCGGCCGCAACCTCTTCGCCGCCGACGGCCCCGCGGGCGGCCTGTCCCCGCAGGCCAAGGCCTACGCGGACGGCCTGCTCGCCTACAGCAGGGAGCTGTTCCTGCTCTCGGTGCCCACCGTCAACGGCTACCGCAGGCTCAACTCCCGCCACGCGCTGGCCCCCACCCGCATGGACTGGTCCATGGAGGACCGCAGCGTCATGCTCCGCATGGTCGGCGGCGGCACCGGCGCCCACATCGAAAACCGCAGCGGCGAACCGTGCGCCAACCCCTACCTCGCCATCGCCGCCCAGCTCTTCGCCGGCCTCACCGGCCTGACCGGCACCCCGGACGCCGAACGCCCCGCCCCGGCCACCGGCCAACACGTGCCGCAGTCCCTGGGCGAAGCCCTCACCGCCTTCACCGCCGGCCGCGCCGACCAGCTCCTGGGCCGCCCGCTGGCCACCTGCCTCACCCGGCTCAAGGAGAGCGAACTGCGCCGCTACGAAACCTGGTGCGCCACCACCGGCACCAGCCCGGACCAGGTCACCGCCTGGGAACAGCGCGAGTACTTCGAGGCGTACTGA
- a CDS encoding amidase, with protein MTAGATGAIGELTGRLRRGETTVVEHVQAVLSAVRERDTLGAFVTAAGDEALRAAEQADRRIRERGTQAWQGTPLLGVTVSVKDLLQTRDLPTTRGSLLPNHRPRQDAPAVARLRAAGAVIIGKTTTSEYGWSATTLGRTAAPTANPYAPHLSAGGSSGGAAAAVATHLGEGALATDGAGSIRIPAAFCGVAGYKPSYGRVPYVPNGVDRLAHQGTLARTVTDAAALAAVIAGPHPADPDSGLGSIDLPSHRRRQHIGWIEYEGTTDEIRKVTEQAMHALRGQGHHIERIQVRCKDLYPALVDILAAAEAAGTTRQDEEHCDPGRLEIVRYGRTLSGTALMRAEEVRQQLRTRLRSVMRRHHLLAMATVPIEPFDLHAIAPPWAADPRDLLWLAWSPASYPFNMTGQPAVTLPAGLTGSGLPAGIQLVGPVGADELVLTVAHRLERELGALPPPRPGHALVPATERTP; from the coding sequence ATGACCGCCGGGGCGACCGGGGCGATCGGGGAGCTCACCGGGCGGCTGCGGCGGGGCGAGACGACCGTCGTCGAGCACGTGCAGGCCGTGCTGAGCGCCGTACGCGAACGAGACACCCTCGGCGCGTTCGTCACCGCCGCCGGCGACGAAGCGCTGCGCGCCGCCGAGCAGGCCGACCGCCGCATCCGCGAACGCGGCACGCAGGCCTGGCAGGGCACCCCGCTGCTCGGCGTCACGGTCTCCGTCAAGGACCTCCTGCAGACCCGCGACCTGCCCACCACCCGCGGCTCCCTGCTGCCCAACCACCGCCCCCGACAGGACGCCCCGGCCGTCGCCCGGCTGCGCGCCGCCGGCGCCGTCATCATCGGCAAGACCACGACCAGCGAGTACGGCTGGAGCGCCACCACCCTGGGCCGCACCGCCGCGCCCACCGCCAACCCCTACGCCCCCCACCTGAGCGCGGGCGGCTCCAGCGGCGGGGCCGCCGCCGCGGTCGCCACCCACCTGGGCGAGGGCGCCCTGGCCACCGACGGAGCCGGCTCCATCCGCATCCCCGCCGCGTTCTGCGGCGTGGCCGGCTACAAACCCTCCTACGGACGCGTCCCCTACGTCCCCAACGGCGTCGACCGCCTCGCCCACCAGGGCACCCTGGCCCGCACCGTCACCGACGCCGCAGCGCTCGCCGCCGTCATCGCAGGCCCCCACCCCGCCGACCCCGACTCCGGCCTCGGCTCCATCGACCTGCCCTCCCACCGCCGCCGCCAGCACATCGGATGGATCGAGTACGAGGGCACCACCGACGAGATCCGCAAAGTCACCGAACAGGCGATGCACGCCCTCCGGGGCCAGGGCCACCACATCGAACGCATCCAGGTGCGCTGCAAGGACCTCTACCCCGCCCTCGTCGACATCCTGGCCGCCGCCGAAGCCGCCGGCACCACCCGCCAGGACGAAGAACACTGCGACCCGGGCCGCCTGGAAATCGTCCGCTACGGCCGCACCCTGAGCGGCACCGCCCTGATGCGCGCCGAAGAGGTCCGCCAGCAACTGCGCACCCGGCTGCGCTCGGTGATGCGCCGCCACCACCTGCTGGCCATGGCCACCGTCCCCATCGAACCCTTCGACCTGCACGCCATCGCCCCGCCCTGGGCGGCCGACCCCCGCGACCTGCTCTGGCTGGCCTGGTCACCCGCCTCCTACCCCTTCAACATGACCGGCCAGCCCGCGGTGACCCTCCCGGCCGGCCTGACCGGCTCCGGACTGCCCGCCGGCATCCAGCTCGTGGGCCCCGTCGGCGCCGACGAACTGGTCCTGACGGTGGCCCACCGCCTGGAAAGGGAGCTGGGAGCCCTGCCCCCGCCCCGCCCCGGGCACGCGCTCGTCCCCGCCACCGAAAGGACCCCCTGA
- a CDS encoding 4Fe-4S ferredoxin has translation MSENALPAAKSARSERIAARTRGENWKKPPRRIETSECITCDSCLRGCPEEFGAIFDRGLDVIIIPELCSGCPACVLECPVDCIYVDEDWESTDASLWSHIDLSAGTS, from the coding sequence GTGAGCGAGAACGCATTGCCGGCGGCGAAATCCGCCCGTTCCGAGCGGATCGCCGCGCGAACTCGCGGCGAGAACTGGAAGAAGCCACCGCGCCGCATAGAAACCTCGGAGTGCATCACCTGCGACAGCTGCCTGCGCGGCTGCCCCGAGGAGTTCGGCGCCATATTCGACCGCGGTCTTGACGTCATCATCATTCCCGAACTGTGCTCGGGCTGCCCCGCCTGCGTCCTGGAGTGCCCCGTCGACTGCATCTACGTCGACGAGGACTGGGAGTCCACCGACGCGAGCCTGTGGAGCCACATCGACCTGTCCGCGGGCACCTCATGA
- a CDS encoding VOC family protein — MPATPAPKLMTFLTFRSQAEEALQFYTSLFDNSEVHRMIRARAGEPGWEEGVLQHALFTLDGQMFMCTNMPPPGAVGYDLAPWDSYEFSPATAIYVQCESESEFDRFYTALSEKGEVIMPAGGYEFSARFAWLTDRFGVSWRINLVPSRGSRGR; from the coding sequence ATGCCTGCGACGCCGGCGCCGAAACTGATGACGTTCCTGACCTTCAGGAGCCAGGCCGAGGAGGCGCTGCAGTTCTACACCTCGCTCTTCGACAACAGTGAGGTGCACCGGATGATCCGGGCCCGCGCCGGGGAGCCGGGGTGGGAGGAAGGGGTGCTGCAGCATGCTCTCTTCACGCTCGACGGGCAGATGTTCATGTGTACGAACATGCCGCCGCCGGGGGCCGTTGGATACGATCTTGCGCCGTGGGATTCGTATGAGTTCTCCCCCGCGACCGCGATATACGTGCAGTGCGAATCGGAAAGTGAATTCGATCGTTTCTACACGGCGCTTTCCGAGAAGGGCGAGGTCATCATGCCGGCGGGCGGGTATGAATTCAGTGCCCGGTTCGCGTGGCTGACCGACCGGTTCGGGGTGTCGTGGCGCATCAACCTCGTGCCGTCCAGGGGCTCGCGCGGCCGGTGA
- a CDS encoding carboxymuconolactone decarboxylase family protein, with the protein MEARLQNPAMILDATQPVQDMYKAIYSGGVPKTTLDLVHLRASQINGCSPCVDSGARGARKAGETEERLFAVAAWRETSYFTDAERAALELSECATRLADRSDPVPDDVWERAKAHYDEKGLAALILMVSLTNFFNRLNVTTKAIAGAWG; encoded by the coding sequence ATGGAAGCGCGCCTGCAGAACCCGGCGATGATCCTTGACGCCACCCAGCCTGTGCAGGACATGTACAAGGCGATCTACTCCGGTGGAGTCCCGAAGACGACCCTGGACCTGGTCCACCTGCGCGCGAGCCAGATCAACGGCTGCAGCCCCTGTGTGGACTCCGGGGCCCGCGGCGCCCGCAAGGCCGGCGAGACCGAGGAGCGCCTGTTCGCCGTCGCCGCCTGGCGGGAGACCTCCTACTTCACCGACGCCGAGCGCGCCGCGCTGGAGCTGTCCGAGTGCGCCACCCGCCTCGCCGACCGCTCCGACCCGGTGCCGGACGACGTGTGGGAGCGCGCCAAGGCCCACTACGACGAGAAGGGCCTGGCGGCCCTGATCCTCATGGTCTCCCTGACCAACTTCTTCAACCGCCTGAACGTGACCACCAAGGCGATCGCCGGCGCCTGGGGCTGA
- a CDS encoding MMPL family transporter — MVSGRRSKWAVLLIWLVLISAGGSLAAKLGDVQDNDPETWLPSSAQSTHAVELAEKHFADKDSSTAIIIYARGGGLTDADRDKIAADRAALQDDIAVGDVAKPQVSKDDKAAFLSYPLRTSPSDNKVLTDAVGDSEDIVKKDAPDGLDIRIAGEAGSVRDFAEVYSGMDGALLGAALGVVALLLLLTYRSPVLWIVPLLTVFLASQVASGVVYLLAKHAGLLVNGLSAYILMILCVGVGTDYALLLIARYREELHRHADRHEAMQIAVRRSLPALAASAATVGVATLCLVFGSMNSTQGLGPVVAIGIAVVFLAMTSLLPALLVILGRWTFWPFVPRHTPGYDASAENEHGTWARVAGAVGRRPRVIWAASIGVLAVLALGTATVETGQTQAEQFTKSVDSVEGQHLLAKHFPAGSSAPADIYVPAAGADTALRTVKDVPGVESAATQRTAGGWTHLTAVFADAPDTAGAKDTVERMRTALDRTQGESAEAVVGGQTAIVLDTSDAQKDEEMLLIPLILAVVLLMLILVLRAVVAPLVLLASVVVSFAAAVGAASLLFHAIDYPRIDRGLLLIGFLFLVALGVDYTIFLMARVREEVKLRGHREGTLTGLTVTGGVITSAGVVLAATFCVLAAIPTVASLQQGLLIAIGILLDTFLVRSLLIPALSLSIGPRIWRPGHPEDEAPLPGERPAQTARVDVGT, encoded by the coding sequence ATGGTCAGCGGACGCCGCTCCAAGTGGGCCGTACTCCTCATCTGGCTCGTGCTCATCTCCGCCGGCGGCTCCCTCGCCGCCAAACTGGGCGACGTCCAGGACAACGACCCCGAGACCTGGCTGCCCTCCAGCGCCCAGTCCACCCACGCCGTCGAACTGGCCGAGAAGCACTTCGCCGACAAGGACAGCAGCACCGCGATCATCATCTACGCCCGCGGCGGCGGACTCACCGACGCCGACCGGGACAAGATCGCAGCCGACCGCGCCGCCCTCCAGGACGACATCGCCGTCGGCGACGTCGCCAAACCCCAGGTCTCCAAGGACGACAAGGCCGCCTTCCTCAGCTACCCGCTGCGCACCAGCCCCAGCGACAACAAAGTACTCACCGACGCCGTCGGCGACTCCGAGGACATCGTCAAGAAAGACGCACCCGACGGCCTGGACATCCGCATCGCCGGCGAGGCCGGCAGCGTCCGCGACTTCGCCGAGGTCTACAGCGGCATGGACGGCGCCCTGCTCGGCGCGGCCCTCGGCGTCGTCGCCCTGCTGCTCCTGCTGACCTACCGCAGCCCCGTCCTGTGGATCGTCCCGCTGCTCACCGTCTTCCTGGCCAGCCAGGTCGCCAGCGGCGTGGTCTACCTCCTGGCCAAACACGCCGGCCTGCTCGTCAACGGACTCAGCGCGTACATCCTGATGATCCTGTGCGTGGGCGTCGGCACCGACTACGCCCTGCTGCTCATCGCCCGATACCGCGAGGAACTGCACCGCCACGCCGACCGCCACGAAGCGATGCAGATCGCCGTACGCCGCTCCCTGCCCGCACTCGCCGCCTCCGCGGCCACCGTCGGCGTGGCCACGCTCTGCCTGGTCTTCGGCAGCATGAACTCCACCCAGGGCCTGGGCCCGGTCGTGGCCATCGGCATCGCGGTGGTCTTCCTGGCGATGACCTCCCTGCTGCCCGCCCTGCTGGTCATCCTGGGCCGCTGGACGTTCTGGCCCTTCGTGCCGCGCCACACCCCCGGCTACGACGCCAGCGCGGAGAACGAGCACGGCACCTGGGCCCGCGTGGCAGGCGCCGTGGGCCGCAGGCCCCGCGTCATCTGGGCCGCCTCCATCGGCGTCCTGGCCGTCCTGGCCCTTGGCACCGCCACAGTGGAGACCGGCCAGACCCAGGCCGAGCAGTTCACCAAGTCCGTCGACTCCGTGGAGGGCCAGCACCTGCTGGCCAAGCACTTCCCCGCCGGCTCCTCCGCACCCGCCGACATCTACGTGCCCGCCGCCGGAGCCGACACCGCACTGCGGACCGTCAAGGACGTCCCCGGCGTCGAATCCGCCGCCACCCAGCGCACCGCGGGCGGCTGGACCCACCTGACCGCCGTCTTCGCGGACGCCCCCGACACCGCCGGGGCCAAGGACACCGTCGAGCGGATGCGCACCGCCCTGGACAGGACACAAGGTGAGAGCGCCGAGGCGGTCGTGGGCGGCCAGACCGCGATCGTCCTGGACACCTCCGACGCCCAGAAGGACGAGGAGATGCTCCTCATCCCGCTGATCCTCGCGGTCGTCCTGCTCATGCTGATCCTGGTGCTGCGCGCGGTGGTCGCCCCGCTGGTCCTGCTGGCCTCGGTGGTCGTCTCCTTCGCCGCCGCCGTCGGCGCGGCCTCCCTGCTCTTCCACGCCATCGACTACCCCCGCATCGACCGCGGACTGCTGCTGATCGGCTTCCTGTTCCTGGTCGCCCTCGGGGTGGACTACACGATCTTCCTGATGGCCCGGGTCCGCGAAGAGGTCAAACTCCGCGGCCACCGCGAGGGCACCCTCACCGGCCTCACCGTCACCGGCGGCGTCATCACCTCCGCGGGCGTCGTCCTGGCCGCCACCTTCTGCGTGCTGGCCGCCATCCCCACCGTGGCCTCCCTGCAGCAGGGCCTGCTCATCGCGATCGGCATCCTCCTGGACACCTTCCTGGTGCGCAGCCTGCTCATCCCCGCCCTCTCCCTCAGCATCGGCCCGCGCATCTGGCGCCCGGGCCACCCCGAGGACGAGGCGCCGCTGCCCGGCGAGCGCCCCGCACAGACCGCCCGCGTCGACGTCGGCACCTGA
- a CDS encoding sigma-70 family RNA polymerase sigma factor, giving the protein MQENERLARAFEEKRPRLQAVAHRMLGATDEAEDAVQEAWIRLHRTETDSVENLDGWLTTVVSRVCLDMLRARNRREEFLAEHAEPSDEPRTEDTSDPEQAAVLADSVGLAMLVVLDTLDPDERLAFVLHDTFAVPFADIAAIIGRSPAATRQLASRARRRVHGASPLPDLQRQHKVVDAFLTAARNGEFERLLTLLAPDASMHADDTAVRIGAAPLTEGAEGVASIFSGGAEAARIALIDGSVGAVWQSKVRPIVVFNFTIEDGRIAAIDLVAGPERLRELDIVVLDA; this is encoded by the coding sequence ATGCAGGAAAACGAACGGTTGGCGCGCGCGTTCGAGGAGAAGCGGCCGCGGCTGCAGGCCGTGGCCCACCGCATGCTCGGCGCGACCGATGAGGCCGAGGACGCCGTGCAGGAGGCCTGGATCCGGCTGCACCGCACCGAGACCGACAGTGTGGAGAACCTCGACGGCTGGCTCACCACGGTGGTGAGCCGGGTCTGCCTGGACATGCTGCGCGCCCGCAACCGGCGTGAGGAGTTCCTGGCCGAGCACGCCGAGCCCTCGGACGAGCCCCGTACCGAGGACACCTCCGATCCCGAGCAGGCGGCCGTGCTCGCCGACTCGGTGGGCCTGGCGATGCTGGTGGTCCTGGACACCCTCGACCCCGACGAGCGCCTCGCCTTCGTCCTGCACGACACCTTCGCCGTGCCGTTCGCCGACATCGCCGCAATCATCGGGCGCAGTCCGGCGGCCACCCGGCAGCTGGCCAGCCGGGCCCGCCGGCGGGTGCACGGCGCCTCTCCCCTGCCCGACCTGCAGCGCCAGCACAAGGTCGTGGACGCCTTCCTGACCGCCGCGCGCAACGGGGAGTTCGAGCGGCTGCTCACCCTGCTGGCCCCCGACGCCTCCATGCATGCCGACGACACGGCGGTGCGCATCGGGGCCGCGCCGCTGACCGAGGGCGCCGAGGGCGTGGCGAGCATCTTCTCCGGCGGGGCGGAAGCGGCGCGCATCGCGCTCATCGACGGGTCGGTGGGAGCGGTGTGGCAGTCCAAGGTCCGCCCCATCGTGGTCTTCAACTTCACCATCGAGGACGGGAGGATCGCCGCGATCGACCTGGTGGCCGGGCCCGAGCGGCTGCGGGAACTGGACATCGTGGTCCTGGACGCCTGA
- a CDS encoding alpha/beta fold hydrolase, which yields MSAGYFNGQARPELSLLRLGARLGCTVLALDRPGYGRSRAALPEGLPLAEQTPLLRAALADFARRHPVGAGHFLLAHSFGGKLALSLAAHAQDGEGLLGVDISGCGRRYAPGAEDEVRHDRPAARRRHWGPLRLYPPGTFRASADTVAPMPPREAADLTAWPGTFDRLAPRVRVPVRFTFAEHELWWRRQEADLAALAAGFTAAPRVLLEHQPGAGHNISLGWAARAYHLRALAFLEECLPPGATAPGS from the coding sequence ATGAGCGCCGGGTACTTCAACGGGCAGGCCCGCCCCGAGCTGTCCCTGCTGCGCCTGGGGGCCCGGCTCGGCTGCACCGTGCTGGCCCTCGACCGGCCCGGCTACGGCCGGTCGAGGGCCGCGCTGCCCGAGGGCCTGCCGCTGGCGGAGCAGACGCCGCTGCTGCGCGCGGCCCTCGCCGACTTCGCCCGCCGCCACCCGGTGGGCGCAGGCCACTTCCTGCTGGCGCACTCCTTCGGCGGCAAGCTGGCCCTCTCCCTCGCCGCGCACGCCCAGGACGGCGAGGGGCTGCTCGGCGTGGACATCTCGGGCTGCGGACGGCGGTACGCGCCGGGCGCCGAGGACGAGGTGCGCCACGACCGTCCCGCCGCCCGGCGCCGGCACTGGGGGCCGCTGCGGCTGTACCCGCCGGGCACCTTTAGGGCCAGCGCGGACACGGTCGCGCCGATGCCGCCCCGGGAGGCGGCCGATCTCACCGCCTGGCCGGGGACGTTCGACCGCCTCGCGCCGCGGGTGCGGGTGCCGGTGCGGTTCACCTTCGCCGAGCATGAGCTGTGGTGGCGCAGGCAGGAGGCCGACCTGGCAGCGCTGGCGGCCGGTTTCACCGCCGCGCCCCGCGTCCTGCTGGAGCACCAGCCGGGCGCGGGGCACAACATCAGCCTGGGCTGGGCGGCCCGCGCCTACCACCTGCGGGCCCTGGCGTTCCTGGAGGAGTGCCTGCCCCCGGGCGCCACCGCGCCCGGGAGCTGA
- a CDS encoding FAD-dependent monooxygenase, with product MLAGELRLGGARVTLLERLAEPTGQSRGLGFTARAMEVFDQRGLLPRFGQGESLEVSPLGHFGGVQFDYTALEDAHFGARGIPQNETEAVLETWARELGADIRRGWQVTELAEGFLDGDHVEVTARTPEGPRRLRAAYLVGCDGGQSSIRKAAGFDFPGLPATRTMYLADVVGCGLKPRFLGERLPNGMVMAAPLKEGVDRIIVCPHGVPAQERDEDITFAEVAAAWQHITGEDISAGGAQWVSSFSDATRQADTYRRGRVLLAGDAAHIHLPAGGQGLSTGVQDAVNLGWKLAATVRGTAPAGLLDTYHAERHPVGQRLLMNTRAQGIVFLGGAQSDPLRALFTELLAHDEVRRHLAGIVSHLDIHYDMTPPGTEPPPSPHPLLGRRLPKRPLTGADGESDTARLLHPARGILLDLADDPALRAAAAPWTDRVHTVTATAKPAEGTTDVLTPLDALLIRPDGHVAWTSKDTPAALTAALTRWFGPERTA from the coding sequence ATGCTCGCGGGCGAACTGCGCCTGGGCGGGGCACGCGTCACCCTCCTGGAGCGGCTCGCCGAGCCGACAGGGCAGTCGCGGGGACTTGGTTTCACCGCCCGGGCCATGGAGGTCTTCGACCAGCGCGGACTGCTGCCCCGCTTCGGTCAGGGCGAAAGCCTGGAGGTCAGCCCGCTGGGCCACTTCGGCGGAGTGCAGTTCGACTACACCGCGCTGGAGGACGCCCACTTCGGGGCCCGCGGCATCCCGCAGAACGAGACCGAGGCGGTCCTGGAGACCTGGGCCAGGGAGCTCGGTGCGGACATCCGGCGCGGCTGGCAGGTGACGGAGCTGGCCGAGGGCTTCCTGGACGGCGACCACGTCGAGGTCACCGCCCGCACCCCCGAGGGGCCCCGCCGGCTGCGCGCGGCCTACCTGGTGGGCTGCGACGGCGGACAGAGCAGCATCCGCAAGGCGGCCGGCTTCGACTTCCCCGGCCTGCCCGCCACCCGCACCATGTACCTGGCCGACGTCGTGGGCTGTGGCCTCAAGCCCCGCTTCCTGGGCGAACGGCTGCCCAACGGCATGGTGATGGCGGCCCCGCTCAAGGAGGGCGTGGACCGCATCATCGTCTGCCCGCACGGCGTCCCGGCCCAGGAGCGCGACGAGGACATCACCTTCGCCGAAGTCGCCGCCGCCTGGCAGCACATCACCGGCGAGGACATCAGCGCCGGCGGCGCGCAGTGGGTCAGCTCCTTCAGCGACGCCACCCGCCAGGCCGACACCTACCGGCGCGGACGGGTGCTGCTGGCGGGCGACGCGGCGCACATCCACCTGCCCGCGGGCGGGCAGGGGCTGAGCACCGGCGTGCAGGACGCGGTCAACCTCGGCTGGAAACTGGCCGCCACGGTCCGCGGCACCGCCCCGGCGGGCCTGCTGGACACCTACCACGCGGAGCGGCACCCGGTCGGGCAGCGGCTGCTGATGAACACCCGCGCGCAGGGCATCGTCTTCCTGGGCGGCGCACAGTCGGACCCGCTGCGCGCCCTGTTCACCGAACTCCTCGCACACGACGAGGTCAGACGCCACCTGGCCGGCATCGTCAGCCACCTGGACATCCACTACGACATGACCCCGCCCGGCACGGAGCCGCCGCCGTCCCCCCACCCCCTGCTCGGCCGCCGCCTGCCCAAGCGCCCCCTGACCGGCGCCGACGGCGAGAGCGACACCGCCCGCCTGCTGCACCCCGCCCGCGGCATCCTGCTCGACCTGGCCGACGACCCCGCCCTGCGCGCCGCAGCCGCCCCCTGGACCGACCGCGTCCACACGGTGACGGCCACCGCCAAACCGGCGGAGGGCACCACCGACGTCCTGACCCCCCTGGACGCCCTCCTGATACGCCCCGACGGCCACGTGGCCTGGACCAGCAAGGACACCCCCGCCGCCCTGACCGCCGCCCTGACCCGGTGGTTCGGCCCGGAACGGACGGCGTAG